A region of Beijerinckia sp. 28-YEA-48 DNA encodes the following proteins:
- a CDS encoding long-chain fatty acid--CoA ligase: MAVAGMAALRIDTAPPPWSPISVAGQDTPTRLFRARCQAWKERPALRQKRKGIWHSHSWGDYYFNARAIGLALLDVGCKRGDVIAVLAENRPEWLFADMGAQCVGVIGTGIYPTSPPEQIEYILINSGARVIFVENDEQLDKTLEIRKNCPGLTRIVVMDWDGLRDFSDPQVVPFSAFLARGQEQATAQAEVFEQAIDTTDQADTAFLVYTSGTTGAPKGAMISNRNVMFQLEAIARHLPVAELDHSISFLPLCHIAERMGTVFNQLRLGVIVHFPENAGTVFNDIREVAPHMLFAPPRFWEKMHSQIELFLRDAMPLARKVYAKAVADGAAIAEATMAGRQVSGLRRWRFAALQLVALMNVRKFLGLQNIKVATTGAAPVPPDLIKWYMAMGINLLEAYGMTETTGYATAMPANGIRVGTAGIGVDKTELKIGAEEEILVRGPHVFQGYWHMPQKTAEAIDHDGWLRTGDCGEIDADGYLRVKDRLKDIIITSGGKNITPSQIENDLKFSPYIVDAMLVGDGRKYLTCLVMIDQDNVAKFAQDKQVPYTDFRSLTQTSEVQTLVRTEIETINGKLARVEQIKDFRLIEDLLTAEDEELTPTMKLKRRAVAKKYAALIETMYQN, translated from the coding sequence ATGGCGGTAGCAGGCATGGCAGCTCTGCGCATCGACACGGCGCCGCCGCCGTGGAGCCCCATCTCGGTTGCGGGCCAGGACACGCCGACCCGACTGTTTCGGGCGCGCTGCCAGGCGTGGAAAGAGCGGCCGGCGTTGCGCCAGAAACGCAAAGGCATCTGGCATTCGCACAGCTGGGGCGACTATTATTTCAACGCCCGCGCCATCGGCCTGGCGCTCCTCGATGTCGGCTGCAAGCGTGGCGATGTCATTGCCGTTCTGGCCGAGAACCGGCCCGAATGGCTCTTCGCCGATATGGGTGCGCAATGTGTTGGCGTCATCGGCACAGGCATTTACCCGACCTCCCCGCCCGAACAGATCGAATATATCCTGATCAATTCAGGCGCCCGCGTCATCTTCGTCGAGAACGACGAGCAACTCGACAAGACGCTCGAGATCCGCAAGAACTGCCCGGGCCTGACACGCATCGTGGTGATGGACTGGGACGGGTTACGCGATTTCTCCGATCCGCAGGTGGTGCCGTTCTCCGCCTTCCTGGCACGTGGCCAGGAACAGGCGACGGCGCAGGCGGAGGTTTTCGAACAAGCGATCGATACGACCGATCAGGCCGATACGGCTTTTCTCGTCTATACATCAGGCACAACCGGCGCGCCGAAAGGCGCGATGATCTCCAATCGCAACGTGATGTTCCAGCTCGAGGCGATTGCCCGGCATCTGCCGGTGGCCGAGCTCGATCATTCCATCTCCTTCCTGCCGCTCTGTCATATCGCCGAGCGCATGGGCACGGTGTTCAACCAGCTCCGGCTCGGCGTCATCGTGCATTTTCCTGAAAACGCCGGCACCGTCTTCAATGATATCCGCGAAGTCGCGCCGCATATGCTGTTTGCGCCGCCGCGCTTCTGGGAGAAGATGCATTCCCAGATCGAATTGTTCCTGCGCGACGCCATGCCGTTGGCGCGCAAGGTCTACGCCAAGGCGGTCGCCGACGGTGCGGCCATTGCGGAGGCGACCATGGCGGGGCGCCAGGTCTCGGGACTACGGCGCTGGCGCTTCGCGGCGCTGCAGCTCGTCGCGCTGATGAATGTGCGCAAATTCCTCGGCTTGCAGAACATCAAAGTGGCCACCACCGGTGCCGCGCCCGTGCCGCCGGATCTGATCAAATGGTACATGGCCATGGGCATCAATCTGCTCGAAGCCTATGGCATGACGGAGACGACCGGCTATGCCACGGCGATGCCGGCGAACGGCATCCGGGTCGGCACGGCCGGCATCGGCGTCGATAAAACCGAACTCAAGATCGGCGCCGAGGAGGAAATCCTCGTGCGCGGGCCGCATGTCTTCCAAGGCTATTGGCACATGCCGCAGAAGACCGCTGAGGCGATCGACCACGACGGCTGGCTGCGCACGGGCGATTGTGGCGAGATCGATGCCGATGGCTATCTGCGGGTCAAGGACCGGTTGAAGGACATCATCATCACCTCCGGCGGCAAGAACATCACCCCGAGCCAGATCGAGAACGATCTCAAATTCAGCCCCTATATCGTCGATGCGATGCTGGTCGGCGATGGGCGAAAATATCTTACCTGCCTCGTCATGATCGATCAGGACAATGTCGCCAAATTCGCTCAGGACAAACAGGTTCCCTACACCGATTTCAGGAGCCTGACGCAGACCAGCGAAGTGCAGACCCTGGTGCGCACGGAGATCGAGACCATCAACGGCAAGCTGGCGCGAGTGGAGCAGATCAAGGATTTCCGCCTCATCGAAGACCTGTTGACGGCCGAGGACGAGGAACTGACGCCGACCATGAAACTCAAGCGGCGTGCCGTCGCTAAGAAATACGCGGCGCTGATCGAGACCATGTACCAAAACTGA
- a CDS encoding ABC transporter substrate-binding protein — protein MRLKTALMAGALAGAVLTGLSGLARAAGITDSEIVLGTHLDLSGPVAAAMPQLRNGMQMRFDEANEAGGINGRKIRLIVEDNGSQPQLAVRATDKLIRSDGVFAIVNAFGSGTNAAVVKRAVDAGVIYFSPWGAAAVLQKISGRSPLLFTTTADYDTTANAGLGWLIDENKAKKVGFIFQEGPLGELTKTGVVAALESRGMKLAAEASYKVGDIDFSSQVARMKAADVDIIFAATLTRETVGVMSEVKKLGWDSVKVLTTIPGRTIVVAEIGKGAVESLSGIGTWYIWPPGAEPADVKVWQEKYRKLFKIEPDENAFLAYAYSDWFVKYGLQAAGRDITAEKVVKGLQSSTYTDSPIFYGPKRFKNNHIDPETVQISQVKKGVWMPISGMIDPK, from the coding sequence ATGCGTTTAAAGACAGCATTAATGGCGGGTGCCTTAGCTGGCGCCGTGCTGACCGGACTATCCGGCTTGGCCCGCGCAGCGGGCATTACGGACAGCGAAATCGTTCTGGGCACCCATCTGGACCTTTCAGGTCCCGTGGCTGCCGCCATGCCGCAATTGCGCAACGGCATGCAGATGCGGTTCGACGAAGCCAATGAAGCGGGCGGCATCAACGGCCGCAAGATCCGCCTCATCGTCGAGGATAACGGCAGCCAACCGCAGCTTGCCGTGCGCGCCACCGACAAGCTGATCCGCAGCGACGGTGTCTTCGCCATCGTCAATGCCTTCGGCTCGGGCACCAATGCCGCCGTGGTCAAGCGCGCCGTCGATGCCGGCGTGATTTACTTCTCGCCCTGGGGCGCGGCAGCCGTGTTGCAAAAGATTTCCGGCCGCAGCCCGCTGCTGTTCACGACGACCGCCGACTACGACACCACAGCAAATGCCGGTCTTGGCTGGCTGATCGATGAGAACAAGGCCAAGAAAGTCGGCTTCATCTTCCAGGAAGGTCCGCTCGGCGAATTGACCAAGACTGGCGTTGTCGCAGCCCTTGAATCCCGGGGCATGAAGCTTGCGGCCGAAGCCTCGTATAAGGTCGGCGACATCGATTTCTCCTCCCAAGTGGCTCGTATGAAGGCCGCTGATGTCGACATTATTTTCGCCGCGACCCTGACGCGCGAGACCGTCGGCGTCATGTCGGAAGTGAAGAAACTCGGCTGGGACAGCGTCAAGGTGCTGACGACCATTCCGGGGCGGACGATTGTTGTTGCTGAAATCGGCAAGGGCGCCGTGGAAAGCCTGTCCGGTATTGGCACCTGGTATATCTGGCCTCCGGGCGCAGAGCCGGCTGACGTCAAGGTCTGGCAGGAGAAGTATCGCAAGCTCTTCAAGATCGAGCCGGACGAAAATGCTTTCCTGGCCTATGCCTATTCCGACTGGTTCGTGAAATACGGCCTGCAAGCGGCCGGGCGCGATATCACCGCCGAAAAGGTCGTCAAAGGCCTGCAGAGCTCCACCTATACCGACAGCCCGATCTTCTATGGGCCGAAGCGTTTCAAGAACAATCATATCGATCCGGAAACCGTGCAGATCAGCCAGGTCAAAAAGGGCGTCTGGATGCCGATCAGCGGTATGATCGATCCGAAGTAA
- a CDS encoding SDR family oxidoreductase yields the protein MSEQPAIDFSRLGPAAGARIAIVGGCGGMGRALVRALLDTGVQVAVLDLPTSIEQHKPPAGAIAIAIDGSQEESVTQAFADLSRQWDRIDGFVNLAGFMKGFHPIAELPAAIFDEVMTGNLRTQFLCARAALPLLHKSSQAAMVNVTSTLGIDVHGGYVHYSAAKAGIIALTKGLARENAPRVRVNALAPGLTNTAFLVGGTGREKVFDDMDPQLYGKRVPLKRVAVADDMVGPILFMLGAASRYMTGETMIVDGGTYVQ from the coding sequence ATGAGTGAACAGCCCGCGATCGATTTCTCCCGTCTCGGCCCTGCGGCCGGCGCGCGCATCGCCATCGTCGGCGGCTGCGGCGGCATGGGGCGCGCGCTCGTGCGCGCCTTGCTGGACACGGGCGTGCAAGTGGCTGTGCTCGATCTGCCGACATCGATCGAACAACATAAGCCGCCGGCCGGTGCCATCGCGATTGCGATCGACGGCAGCCAGGAAGAGAGTGTGACTCAGGCTTTCGCTGATCTAAGCCGGCAATGGGATCGTATCGACGGCTTCGTCAATCTCGCCGGCTTCATGAAGGGGTTTCATCCGATCGCCGAATTGCCGGCGGCGATTTTCGACGAAGTCATGACAGGCAATCTGCGCACCCAGTTCCTGTGCGCCCGTGCCGCGCTGCCTTTGCTGCACAAGAGCAGCCAGGCGGCCATGGTCAATGTCACCTCCACTCTCGGCATCGATGTCCACGGCGGTTACGTCCATTACTCGGCCGCGAAAGCCGGCATTATCGCGCTGACCAAGGGGCTGGCGCGCGAGAATGCGCCGCGCGTGCGCGTCAATGCTCTGGCGCCTGGCCTGACCAACACCGCTTTCCTCGTCGGTGGCACGGGCCGAGAGAAAGTGTTCGACGATATGGACCCGCAGCTCTATGGCAAACGCGTGCCGCTGAAGCGGGTCGCCGTCGCCGACGACATGGTCGGCCCGATCCTGTTCATGCTGGGCGCGGCCTCGCGCTATATGACCGGCGAAACCATGATCGTCGACGGCGGCACCTATGTGCAGTGA
- a CDS encoding alpha/beta hydrolase, which yields MTKRIPDYSVTGAGDVTIVLLHGAFGAKDYWRAQIAALVAAGYRVLAWDAPGYGLSPLPQPFSVEVAAEALGRLLDVAGGARNVLVGHSMGGMIAQRAFGLFPDKVAGLILSATSAAFGKPDGEWQQQFVRDRVAPLDAGQSIAQYTPGMLRQMMVSGANGPAVDLVIGTVGTMREETFRAAISAIVHYDGRDVLPKINVPTLCIAGEGDRTAPVAVMEKMATKIAGAEFVCMPSVGHFGWAEQPDAFNRIVLDFLHRKL from the coding sequence ATGACCAAGCGAATTCCCGACTACAGCGTCACGGGTGCAGGCGATGTCACCATCGTGCTGCTGCACGGCGCTTTTGGCGCCAAGGACTATTGGCGGGCGCAGATCGCAGCCCTGGTTGCGGCTGGCTATCGGGTGCTGGCCTGGGATGCGCCAGGTTATGGCCTGAGCCCGTTGCCGCAGCCCTTCTCGGTCGAGGTCGCGGCGGAAGCGCTTGGGCGACTTCTTGATGTTGCCGGCGGCGCGCGCAATGTGCTGGTCGGTCATTCGATGGGCGGCATGATCGCGCAGCGGGCGTTCGGCCTGTTCCCCGACAAGGTTGCCGGTCTCATCCTGTCGGCGACAAGCGCTGCCTTCGGCAAGCCCGATGGCGAATGGCAGCAGCAATTCGTGCGTGATCGCGTCGCGCCGCTCGATGCCGGGCAGAGCATTGCGCAATATACGCCGGGCATGCTGCGCCAGATGATGGTGTCGGGCGCCAATGGTCCTGCGGTTGATCTGGTGATCGGCACCGTCGGCACCATGCGCGAGGAAACTTTCCGCGCCGCCATCAGCGCCATCGTGCATTACGATGGCCGCGACGTGCTGCCGAAGATCAATGTGCCGACCCTGTGCATCGCTGGCGAAGGCGATCGCACGGCGCCCGTCGCCGTCATGGAGAAAATGGCGACGAAAATTGCTGGGGCCGAATTCGTTTGCATGCCAAGTGTCGGTCACTTCGGCTGGGCTGAACAGCCCGACGCATTCAACCGCATTGTCCTCGATTTCCTGCACAGGAAATTGTGA
- a CDS encoding helix-turn-helix domain-containing protein produces MDPIVVSKDKPEQLMTPARLAQAVTGDAWTLHILRHAFRGTRRYSQWRELFAGEGMPIPEPVLSDRLGRLVSYQVLERQPTTPQGAHLEYRLTDRGLELWTLLISIRDWEERYAGGRRGKNTAMIVHTSCGHPTHPTLICSHCSKTVTARDTRLDMIVAKSGTSAAKLLKVPNTRRSNAAERGARGKFLRTQTLQIIGDRWSNMLLGALFLGKHGFDELRGFLAIPPAVLSNRLAKFVSLGVLQKENHAETPRRKFYRLTDKGLALFPLVIFTVDWGNRWLTAHPEHFRIVHTTCGATLRPTLACSHCHEHLQRQTVQLVP; encoded by the coding sequence TTGGATCCCATCGTGGTCAGCAAGGACAAGCCCGAACAGCTGATGACCCCGGCGCGCCTCGCCCAGGCGGTCACCGGCGACGCGTGGACATTGCACATCCTGCGGCACGCCTTCCGCGGGACACGGCGTTATAGCCAGTGGCGCGAGCTTTTCGCTGGCGAGGGCATGCCCATCCCCGAACCTGTGTTGAGTGATCGCCTAGGACGGCTGGTGTCTTATCAAGTCCTCGAGCGACAGCCCACCACGCCGCAGGGCGCGCATCTTGAATACCGGTTGACCGATCGCGGCCTTGAACTGTGGACGCTGTTGATCTCGATCCGGGATTGGGAAGAGCGTTATGCTGGCGGGCGACGCGGCAAAAATACGGCGATGATCGTGCATACGAGTTGTGGCCACCCGACGCATCCGACCCTGATCTGCTCCCATTGCAGCAAAACCGTCACGGCGCGCGACACCAGGCTCGACATGATCGTCGCCAAGTCCGGCACGTCCGCTGCAAAATTATTGAAAGTGCCCAATACACGCCGCTCGAACGCCGCCGAGCGTGGTGCGCGCGGCAAATTCCTGCGCACTCAGACCTTGCAGATCATCGGCGACCGTTGGAGCAATATGCTGCTAGGCGCCCTCTTCCTCGGCAAGCACGGCTTCGACGAATTGCGAGGCTTCCTGGCGATTCCACCGGCCGTTCTTTCCAATCGCCTGGCGAAATTCGTGTCGCTGGGCGTGTTGCAGAAAGAGAACCACGCCGAAACCCCACGCCGCAAATTCTACCGGCTGACCGACAAAGGCCTGGCGCTGTTTCCGCTCGTCATTTTCACGGTCGACTGGGGCAATCGCTGGCTGACCGCTCATCCGGAACATTTCCGCATCGTCCACACCACGTGCGGCGCCACGCTGCGCCCGACGCTGGCCTGCAGCCATTGCCACGAGCATCTGCAACGCCAGACGGTGCAACTGGTCCCCTGA
- a CDS encoding acetyl-CoA C-acyltransferase: MDAYIVDAVRSPRGVAKPTGALASVKPVHLLAQMLTAVQDRAGFDPEQIDDLIVGCVTQSGDQGANIGKTAALYAGWSPNVSGMTLNRFCASGLTAVNLAAAQAAANEGAVVAGGVEMMSRVPMFGDNGALFTDKEVAKRTNFVHIGLSADLVATQHGFSRAQCDDYAFLSHSRAAAAKAEGRFSRSLAPVKSAEGAIVLEADETVRADVTREKLAARDAAFLEAGAKGGDDRLRALFPDLSEIRHVHHVGNSPQMADGAAAVLVASEKALKDLGLKPRARILGWSEACTAITQTGAVEATRKCLARTGMKIEDIDLFEVRDSFAAVTLHYIHALGIPLERFNVNGSSIALGHPMGATGAMLVSTLLDELERRNARYGLIGIAGAAGVATVTLVENLAA; encoded by the coding sequence ATGGATGCCTATATCGTCGATGCGGTTCGCAGCCCTCGCGGCGTCGCCAAACCCACCGGAGCCCTGGCCAGCGTAAAACCCGTTCACCTCTTGGCGCAGATGCTCACCGCCGTACAGGACCGGGCTGGCTTCGATCCCGAACAGATTGACGATCTCATTGTCGGCTGCGTCACCCAGAGCGGCGACCAGGGCGCCAATATCGGCAAGACAGCGGCGCTCTATGCGGGCTGGAGCCCCAATGTCTCGGGCATGACCCTCAATCGCTTCTGTGCTTCGGGCCTTACAGCGGTGAACCTTGCTGCCGCGCAGGCCGCCGCCAATGAAGGGGCCGTGGTGGCCGGCGGCGTCGAAATGATGTCGCGCGTGCCGATGTTCGGCGACAATGGCGCTTTGTTCACCGACAAGGAAGTCGCCAAGCGCACCAATTTCGTTCACATCGGCCTCAGCGCCGATCTCGTCGCCACCCAGCATGGTTTCAGCCGCGCGCAATGCGACGACTATGCCTTTCTCTCCCATAGCCGCGCCGCCGCCGCCAAAGCCGAGGGCCGGTTCAGCCGCTCGCTGGCGCCGGTGAAATCCGCCGAAGGCGCTATCGTGTTGGAAGCCGACGAGACAGTGCGCGCCGATGTGACGCGCGAGAAACTAGCGGCGCGAGACGCGGCCTTCCTGGAGGCCGGCGCCAAGGGCGGCGATGATCGTCTGCGCGCCCTGTTTCCCGATCTCAGCGAAATCCGTCACGTCCATCACGTCGGCAATTCGCCGCAGATGGCCGATGGCGCGGCCGCCGTTCTGGTCGCGTCAGAGAAGGCGCTGAAAGATCTCGGCCTCAAACCACGCGCCCGCATTCTTGGCTGGAGCGAAGCCTGCACCGCCATCACCCAGACGGGCGCGGTGGAGGCGACACGCAAATGCCTCGCTCGCACCGGTATGAAGATCGAGGATATCGATCTGTTCGAGGTGCGTGATTCCTTCGCCGCTGTGACCCTGCATTACATTCATGCGCTCGGCATTCCGTTGGAGCGCTTCAACGTCAACGGCTCGTCCATCGCGCTCGGCCATCCCATGGGCGCCACCGGCGCGATGTTGGTCAGCACCTTGCTCGACGAACTCGAGCGCCGCAACGCGCGCTACGGCCTCATCGGCATCGCTGGCGCCGCCGGCGTCGCCACCGTTACGCTCGTCGAAAATCTCGCCGCCTGA
- a CDS encoding carotenoid oxygenase family protein: MKTSHTIPSTIVFPNENPYLNEAWKPCDTEWTVTAPDLEVIGEIPRDLNGVYLRNGHNQVHEPIGRFHPFDGDSMVHAVHLENGKAAYRNRYTRTIGFLAEQAAGKSLWPGIIEPRKGSRRGWGSIGKMKDNAGTDILVHGGKVIVAMSQCSEPYRLDPITLETFGPDENWALDVQPHGICSHFKHDLASGHMMFFNYGERHPYMNYGVVDRHNKLVHYVPIELPGPRWPHDLGFTSNYSILHDLPMFFDQALLAKGAHRLAFHRDVPARFGIIPRFGANSDVKWFEAKPCYILHLANCYEDGDDVVMEGCIQTNPLPDLSQFPKEGYARMMAMLDMHLQETHMHRWRFNMKTGQTKEEYLDDQVTEFPMTNADLGGRPYRYSYNALPAKGFWLLEGLKKYDFQTGQTQTYMMPKGCYISEAPFAPRPHGQGEDDGYLLTFVTNLNSGRGECAIFDAQDITKGPIARILLPHQVPSGAHAFWAPSDLLVA; this comes from the coding sequence ATGAAAACCTCGCACACGATCCCCAGCACCATCGTTTTCCCCAACGAAAATCCCTATCTCAACGAAGCCTGGAAGCCCTGCGACACCGAATGGACGGTGACGGCGCCGGATCTCGAAGTCATCGGCGAGATTCCACGCGATCTGAACGGCGTCTATCTGCGCAACGGCCACAACCAGGTGCATGAACCGATCGGCCGGTTTCATCCTTTCGATGGCGACAGCATGGTGCACGCCGTCCATCTGGAAAATGGCAAGGCGGCCTATCGCAATCGCTATACTCGCACCATCGGCTTTCTCGCCGAACAGGCGGCGGGCAAATCGCTCTGGCCCGGCATTATCGAGCCGCGCAAAGGCTCACGCCGGGGCTGGGGCAGCATCGGCAAGATGAAGGACAATGCCGGCACCGACATTCTCGTCCATGGCGGCAAGGTCATCGTCGCCATGTCCCAGTGCAGCGAACCCTATCGGCTTGACCCGATCACCTTGGAGACCTTCGGCCCCGACGAGAATTGGGCTCTGGACGTGCAGCCCCATGGCATCTGCTCGCATTTCAAACATGACCTGGCGTCCGGCCATATGATGTTCTTCAACTATGGCGAACGCCATCCCTATATGAATTACGGGGTCGTCGACCGTCACAACAAACTCGTCCACTACGTGCCGATCGAACTGCCCGGCCCGCGCTGGCCGCATGATCTCGGCTTCACCAGCAACTATTCGATCTTGCACGATCTGCCGATGTTCTTCGACCAGGCGCTTTTGGCCAAGGGCGCGCATCGCCTCGCTTTCCATCGCGATGTGCCGGCGCGTTTCGGCATCATTCCGCGTTTCGGCGCCAACAGCGACGTCAAATGGTTCGAGGCCAAGCCCTGCTACATCCTGCATCTGGCCAATTGTTATGAAGACGGCGACGACGTGGTCATGGAAGGCTGCATCCAGACCAACCCACTGCCCGACCTCTCGCAATTCCCGAAAGAGGGCTATGCCCGCATGATGGCCATGCTCGACATGCATCTGCAGGAAACCCACATGCATCGCTGGCGCTTCAACATGAAGACCGGCCAGACGAAGGAAGAATATCTCGACGATCAGGTCACCGAATTTCCGATGACCAATGCGGATCTTGGCGGACGGCCCTATCGCTACAGCTACAATGCGCTGCCAGCCAAAGGCTTCTGGCTCCTCGAAGGCCTGAAGAAATACGATTTCCAAACCGGCCAGACGCAAACCTATATGATGCCGAAGGGTTGCTATATCAGCGAAGCCCCTTTCGCGCCGCGCCCGCACGGCCAGGGTGAGGACGATGGCTATCTCCTCACCTTCGTCACCAATCTCAACAGCGGCCGCGGCGAATGCGCCATCTTCGACGCGCAGGACATCACCAAAGGACCGATCGCGCGCATTCTCCTACCGCATCAGGTGCCAAGCGGCGCGCACGCCTTCTGGGCGCCGTCCGATCTCCTCGTCGCATAA
- a CDS encoding nitronate monooxygenase — MTNRQLPASLTDGLELPLIVAPMFLVSGVDLVAAACRNGTIGALPSLNARSPEILDAWLKDLTTRLEDDRQSGNAPAPWAVNLVVHSTNKRLAPDLHLCVKYRAPLIITALGGPRAVVDTVHSYGGLVFADVNTPAYARKAADTGVDGLVLVCSGAGGHTGPMTAPAFVASVRSFFDGIIVVAGGLTSGQHLRAVQAMGADLGYMGTNFIATEESLAQPGYKQMVVDSQFSDIICTNAITGAYANKLRPSLVAAGLDPDNLKPRGKFEMASAGEDQKAWRDLWSAGHSVEQVKAIRTTAEAITEIGRGYDEALAAELNDPWRRMRQTTMQATKKVTA, encoded by the coding sequence ATGACGAACCGGCAACTCCCCGCCTCCCTGACCGATGGACTGGAACTGCCACTGATCGTGGCGCCGATGTTCCTGGTCTCCGGCGTCGATCTTGTCGCCGCCGCTTGCCGCAACGGTACGATCGGCGCATTGCCGTCGCTCAATGCGCGCTCACCAGAGATTCTGGACGCCTGGCTGAAGGATCTGACGACACGCCTTGAGGATGATCGCCAGTCCGGCAATGCGCCAGCGCCCTGGGCGGTCAATCTCGTCGTCCACTCCACCAACAAACGATTGGCGCCAGACCTCCATCTTTGCGTCAAATATCGCGCGCCGCTGATCATCACCGCGCTCGGTGGCCCAAGGGCGGTGGTCGATACGGTGCATAGTTATGGCGGCCTGGTCTTCGCCGACGTCAACACGCCGGCCTATGCACGCAAGGCGGCCGACACCGGCGTCGATGGGCTGGTGCTTGTCTGTTCGGGTGCCGGTGGCCACACCGGGCCGATGACGGCGCCGGCCTTCGTCGCCAGCGTGCGCTCCTTCTTCGATGGCATCATCGTCGTCGCCGGCGGCCTGACCTCCGGGCAGCATCTGCGCGCCGTCCAGGCGATGGGGGCTGATCTCGGCTATATGGGCACCAATTTCATCGCCACCGAAGAGAGCCTGGCACAACCGGGCTACAAACAGATGGTGGTCGACAGCCAGTTCTCCGACATTATCTGCACCAATGCGATCACCGGCGCCTATGCCAACAAGCTGCGGCCGAGCCTGGTCGCCGCCGGCCTCGACCCCGACAATCTCAAGCCACGCGGCAAATTCGAAATGGCGAGCGCGGGAGAGGACCAGAAAGCCTGGCGCGATCTGTGGTCCGCCGGCCATAGCGTCGAGCAGGTGAAAGCGATCCGTACCACCGCGGAGGCCATCACCGAGATCGGGCGCGGTTATGATGAAGCCCTGGCCGCCGAGCTGAACGATCCCTGGCGGCGGATGCGGCAGACCACCATGCAAGCGACGAAGAAAGTCACGGCATGA